In the Saccharococcus thermophilus genome, AGCAATGACATCTTTAATAATGATTTTTCCGGACTCTTCCGCTTCAGCAAGCGCTTTATTGGCCGCTTCTTTTCCTTCCGCTTCGACGATGCGGTCGTATTGCGCCCATGTAAATACTTTGTCAGCAAATTCTTCTTCCGCTAATTCATAGCCCCAATTTTTAAACGCACCTTCCGTAAACTTCATAATGTTTCCTTTATGGACAAGCGTCACCGATTTCCGGCCATGTTCAATGGCATAGTTAATGGCGGCGCGCACTAACCGTTTTGTTCCTTGTTCGGAAATTGGCTTAATGCCGATGCCCGATGTTTCTGGGAAGCGGATTTTGCGGACGCCCATTTCATTTTGCAAGAAATCAATCACTTTTTTCACTTCTGGCGTTCCTTTGGCGTATTCAATTCCCGCATAAATATCTTCAGTGTTCTCGCGGAAAATTACCATATCTGTATCTTCCGGACGTTTTACCGGCGAAGGCACGCCTTTAAAATAACGGACTGGACGCAAGCACACAAATAAATCCAATTCTTGGCGGAGCGCCACGTTTAAAGAGCGAATTCCTCCACCAACCGGCGTCGTTAACGGTCCTTTAATGGCAATTATGTATTCGCGAATCGTATCGAGCGTTTCTTGCGGAAGCCACTCTCCGGTCAGTTTATACGCTTTTTCCCCGGCAAGCACTTCTTTCCAAACAATTTTTTTCTCGCCTTTATACGCTTTTTCCACCGCGGCTTCTAACACGCGGGATGCCGCTGCCCAAATGTCCGGTCCTGTTCCATCCCCTTCAATAAATGGAATGATCGGGTTGTTTGGAACATTCAACACACCATTCGTTACCGTAATTTTTTCCCCTTGCGTCACGATCAAAACCCCCAACTGTAAGTTTTTTATGAAAAAGGTGAGAAGTCAACTTGTTTCTCACCTTATTCCCAACATCATTAGCCGCGCTGTTCAATCGGCACGTATGCCCGTCTTGCCGGACCGGTATATTCTGCCCGTGGGCGAATGAGACGGTTATTATCGTATTGTTCCAAAATATGTGCGAGCCATCCTGACATACGGCTTACTGCAAAAATCGGCGTGAATAAGTCATGGTCAATTCCTAAGCAATGATAAACCGACGCCGAATAAAAATCAACATTTGGCGGCAGCCCCTTTTCCGAAGTAACAATGTCTTCAATTTTTGCCGACATTTCATACCAATGTGGTTCACCAACTAGTTTCGTTAGTTTTTCCGACATTTTTTTCAAATGCTTCGCACGCGGATCGCCTTTACGGTAAACACGATGGCCAAATCCCATAATTTTTTCCTTATTTTCTAGTTTCTTGTGAATGTATAGCTCGACATTATCCACCGTTCCGATTTCCTTCAACATTTTCATCACTGCTTCGTTTGCGCCGCCATGAAGCGGACCTTTGAGCGCGCCAATCGCTGCCGTAATGCCGGAGTAAATGTCAGATAATGTCGCCACACAAACGCGCGCTGTAAAGGTGGATGCGTTTAATTCATGGTCGGCATGCAATACAAGCGCTTTATTAAACGCTTCCACGGCAATTTCATTTGGCTCTTTCCCAGTTAACATATAAAGGAAGTTGGCCGCAAATCCTAAATCTTTTCTTGGTTCGACAGGCTCCAATCCTTTTCGGACGCGAGCAAACGCTGTCACAATAGTAGGGATTTTCGCTTGCAGACGAATCGCTTTACGATAGTTTGCTTCTTTTGTCATTACATCCGCTTCTTCATCGTAAAGCCCCAACATGGAAACTGCCGTCCGCAATGCCGCCATCGGATGAACTTTATCGATTGGATACATTTTAAAATGTTCAATAATCTCTTTTGGAATAGCCGCATTTTCGGCTAACTGTTGTTTTAGTTCTTCCAACTGTTCTTTTGTCGGAAGCTCACGATGCCAAAGCAAATAAACTACTTCTTCAAAGGAAGCGTTTTCTGCCAAATCATCAATATTATAGCCTACATATGTTAGCGTGTCATCAATAATGGAGCTGATGCTTGAAGTGGTTGCGACAACCCCTTCTAGACCGCGTGTAACTGTCATCGTGATCTCTCCTTTTCTTTAAAATAATTCCCTTCTCCCATTGCAAACGATATAGAAGAGTGAGCGCTTGCTCGAAATAGAAGCAAAAAATTGGAGTCGAAAGTGCTTACATTTTACCGTCCTTTGATAGAACAAAGGACAAGCCATCTCCCCGCCTAAAAAATAAAGTAGGCTTATGCTTATATTATAAACAATTATCTGACTTTTGTGAATCGAAATATCCTCATTATTTTTAAATATTATCACAAAAAAATAATTTCCTACCTTAAAAATATTTTACCATTTTCATAATCATGTAAGCAATTCCCGCGCCGATAAGAGGACCGACGGCAACACCGTGAAAGAGCGATACAGCTATAACCGTTCCTAGTACAAGCGCGGCGGTCATATGCGGATCTGTCGACAATAATGTAACTCCACCCTTCGCGATTAAGGCGACAAAAATTCCAGATAAAAGCGCAATCCAAGCCGACAACGACTGCAAAGAAGCAGTGAGTTGCTTAAAGCCGATCTCCCCTGTGGCAATCGGTGCCAACACGGCAATCGTAATGATCGTAATTCCCCAATTAATCCCTTTTGCGTGGATCGCAGGCAGCCATTTGTCTTCCAGACCGATCATTTTAATGATAAGCAATGCCGCCACCGCAATTATTAGCGATTGGTTTTTCGCAATAAACCCGATGATCAATAAAATAAGCAAAAACAATACTGGTTCGCTCATTGTTGTTCTTCCTTTCTTATTCATTTCGCCCTTTCCAACATGAAACCTTGCCCTTTGCTTATACGTAAGCAAACATGTAATATATAAATATGGAAAATGTACGGAGGTGAAACATTGTCCCGCTATCACGTATATAGTTTTCTTCGTTTTTTGTTTGTCATCGCCGTCGTTGTTTTTGGAGCTATTGCCTTATATTATGTATCAACCGTTACATATCCGTTTATTATCGCATTTTTTATTGCCTTTTTAATCAACCCGCTCGTCGACTTTCTTGAAGAAAAGGCAAAGATGCCAAGATGGCTGGCGGTGATTGTGACACTGGTCGTATTGTTTGCGATCGTGGTCGGTCTGGTGACGCTGCTGATTGCCGAAATCGTTTCGGGAACGCAATACTTAGCCAATGTCGTACCAGAGAATTTTCAAACATTAGTTGCCTATATCGAGACACTTTTTGCCCAGCAAATTATTCCTCTTTATCAAGATTT is a window encoding:
- the icd gene encoding NADP-dependent isocitrate dehydrogenase, translated to MTQGEKITVTNGVLNVPNNPIIPFIEGDGTGPDIWAAASRVLEAAVEKAYKGEKKIVWKEVLAGEKAYKLTGEWLPQETLDTIREYIIAIKGPLTTPVGGGIRSLNVALRQELDLFVCLRPVRYFKGVPSPVKRPEDTDMVIFRENTEDIYAGIEYAKGTPEVKKVIDFLQNEMGVRKIRFPETSGIGIKPISEQGTKRLVRAAINYAIEHGRKSVTLVHKGNIMKFTEGAFKNWGYELAEEEFADKVFTWAQYDRIVEAEGKEAANKALAEAEESGKIIIKDVIADIFLQQILTRPREFDVVATMNLNGDYISDALAAQVGGIGIAPGANINYETGHAIFEATHGTAPKYAGLDKVNPSSVILSGVMMFEHLGWNEAAKLIIKAMEKTIAAKIVTYDFARLMDDATEVKCSEFADALIRNME
- the citZ gene encoding citrate synthase, which codes for MTVTRGLEGVVATTSSISSIIDDTLTYVGYNIDDLAENASFEEVVYLLWHRELPTKEQLEELKQQLAENAAIPKEIIEHFKMYPIDKVHPMAALRTAVSMLGLYDEEADVMTKEANYRKAIRLQAKIPTIVTAFARVRKGLEPVEPRKDLGFAANFLYMLTGKEPNEIAVEAFNKALVLHADHELNASTFTARVCVATLSDIYSGITAAIGALKGPLHGGANEAVMKMLKEIGTVDNVELYIHKKLENKEKIMGFGHRVYRKGDPRAKHLKKMSEKLTKLVGEPHWYEMSAKIEDIVTSEKGLPPNVDFYSASVYHCLGIDHDLFTPIFAVSRMSGWLAHILEQYDNNRLIRPRAEYTGPARRAYVPIEQRG
- a CDS encoding DUF441 domain-containing protein, which codes for MSEPVLFLLILLIIGFIAKNQSLIIAVAALLIIKMIGLEDKWLPAIHAKGINWGITIITIAVLAPIATGEIGFKQLTASLQSLSAWIALLSGIFVALIAKGGVTLLSTDPHMTAALVLGTVIAVSLFHGVAVGPLIGAGIAYMIMKMVKYF